The Engystomops pustulosus chromosome 1, aEngPut4.maternal, whole genome shotgun sequence genome has a window encoding:
- the LOC140113246 gene encoding olfactory receptor 10A7-like translates to MCTGTHEEVRKPPHKEWKSYLVPYNKTQVTEFILVGLSSEVQPYLFVFFLLIYLFTLAGNVTITLTITLESQLQSPMYLFLRNLSVTEILYVTTTVPRMLRDFLHVDKAISLVGCAAQLYFFSFFGAAECFILAFMAYDRYVAICHPLQYMTIMTKKKCLQLSLVSWLGGMFLPMANVILLFSLPFCGSNIVDHFFCDVLPVLKLACTNTFANQIGIVMYSIVVVPIPFLLILVSYVRILIAVFNIRSATGRRKVFSTCGSHLTSVCLFNVSATITYIRTKPIDAETDAKALSLMFLVFVPMLNPLVYSLRNAKVKKAMKRVMGRLFQFKK, encoded by the exons ATGTGTACAGGAACTCATGAGGAAGTCAGAAAACCACCCCACAAA GAATGGAAATCTTACCTGGTACCTTACAATAAGACACAAGTGACTGAGTTTATTCTTGTGGGGCTTTCTAGTGAAGTGCAGCCttatctttttgtattttttctattAATCTATCTTTTTACATTGGCAGGAAATGTAACAATTACTCTGACAATCACTTTGGAGTCTCAGCTTCAGTCTCCTATGTACCTTTTCCTCCGTAACTTGTCAGTCACAGAGATCTTATATGTAACAACTACAGTTCCTCGTATGCTCAGAGATTTCCTGCATGTTGACAAGGCGATTTCTTTAGTCGGATGTGCggctcagctttatttttttagctTCTTTGGTGCTGCAGAATGCTTCATCCTTGCCTTTATGGCATATGATCGCTATGTGGCCATTTGTCATCCTCTGCAATATATGACTATTATGACAAAGAAAAAGTGCTTACAACTTTCATTAGTATCATGGTTAGGTGGTATGTTTTTACCTATGGCCAACGTTATCCTTCTCTTTAGCTTGCCATTCTGCGGTTCTAATATTGTAGACCACTTTTTCTGCGATGTGCTCCCTGTGTTGAAGCTTGCCTGTACAAACACTTTTGCTAATCAAATTGGTATAGTTATGTATAGTATTGTTGTTGTACCAATACCATTCTTACTTATCCTTGTGTCTTATGTACGTATCCTCATAGCTGTATTTAACATTCGTTCAGCAACTGGGCGCAGAAAAGTGTTTTCCACATGTGGATCCCATCTCACCTCTGTCTGTTTATTCAATGTATCAGCCACTATAACTTATATAAGAACCAAACCTATTGATGCAGAAACAGATGCTAAGGCTTTGTCTCTTATGTTCCTAGTTTTTGTCCCAATGCTAAATCCTTTGGTTTACAGTTTAAGAAACGCAAAGGTTAAAAAAGCAATGAAGAGAGTCATGGGCAGactttttcaatttaaaaaatga